A stretch of the Musa acuminata AAA Group cultivar baxijiao chromosome BXJ2-7, Cavendish_Baxijiao_AAA, whole genome shotgun sequence genome encodes the following:
- the LOC103992963 gene encoding anthranilate O-methyltransferase 2-like yields the protein MWQLKMEVILVQDEVDLALQGVENIPDNMSKEDLEGMDKKARSSIILNFSDEILREVATETMTKKEYTSCTNSAQKQMKLEIDSLDSFKLNSSTQRMPVDGMESTDKDYLEEEQYSIAKDRSRRNIRPPQRYANLEKALLTTKPVLDDAIGGVYKSLHPAKMVVADLGCSSGSNTFVVMSEVLDVVGDLRRSLQERQEPPEIQFFLNDLPGTTSITFSGVWASTRGRSSKRRGICWCPTTWWECRAPSTAGFSHVGASTSSTVPQGLDTERGASLNNTNIYITETSPPEVVKAYQRQFQRDLSEFLRCRYAELSYEGRLGMIEEDKLVTFNLPRYAPSMEEVKAVIHGDGLFDEEDTQVFEANWDAFDDSDDDSAAFDSDLSGKNVAKYVRAAVQPLISEQFGDAILDELFARYAANVSWHLLQQKTKHSVFVISLKKKNESHLAAA from the exons atgtggcaactcaagatggaggtcattctggttcaagacgaagttgatttggcactacaaggAGTTGAGAATATTCCAGATAAtatgtcaaaggaagatcttgagggtatggataagaaggcccgatcaagcattattctaaattttTCTGATGagattttacgggaggtagctacggagactatgaCTAAGa AGGAatatactagttgtacaaatagtgcgcagaagcagatgAAGCTTGAGATTGATAGTTTAgattcttttaagttgaactcttctactcaaagaatgccagtagatggtatGGAATCTACTGACAAAGAttatctagaggaagagcaatattccatagctaaAGATAGAtcacggagaaatattcgaccaccacaaagatatgcaaatttg GAGAAGGCACTTCTCACGACGAAGCCAGTGCTGGACGATGCAATAGGAGGGGTTTACAAGTCGCTACACCCTGCGAAGATGGTGGTCGCCGACTTAGGTTGCTCCTCGGGCTCCAACACTTTCGTGGTGATGTCCGAGGTGCTCGACGTCGTCGGCGACCTACGACGAAGTCTGCAGGAACGTCAGGAGCCACCGGAGATCCAGTTCTTCTTAAATGACCTTCCGGGGACGACTTCAATCACGTTTTCCGGTGTCTGGGCGAGTACAAGAGGAAGGTCGAGCAAGAGAAGGGGAATCTGCTGGTGCCCTACTACGTGGTGGGAGTGCCGGGCTCCTTCTACGGCAGGCTTTTCCCACGTCGGAGCGTCCACTTCTTCCACT GTTCCTCAAGGACTCGACACCGAACGGGGTGCTTCACTCAACAACACGAACATCTACATTACAGAGACAAGCCCACCGGAGGTTGtgaaagcatatcaacgacaatTCCAAAGAGACCTTTCAGAATTTCTCAGGTGTCGGTATGCAGAACTCAGCTACGAAGGCAGACTG GGAATGATAGAGGAGGACAAACTGGTAACCTTCAATCTGCCACGTTATGCGCCTTCCATGGAAGAAGTGAAGGCAGTGATCCATGGTGATGGTCTGTTCGATGAAGAAGACACACAAGTTTTCGAGGCTAATTGGGACGCGTTCGACGATTCGGACGATGATTCTGCTGCATTCGACAGTGATCTAAGCGGCAAAAACGTGGCAAAATACGTAAGAGCAGCGGTGCAACCATTGATTTCGGAGCAATTCGGCGACGCCATTCTCGATGAGCTCTTCGCTAGATATGCAGCAAATGTTTCGTGGCACCTCCTTCAGCAGAAAACTAAGCATAGCGTGTTTGTCATTTCCttgaagaaaaagaatgaaagCCATCTCGCTGCTGCTTGA
- the LOC103992964 gene encoding anthranilate O-methyltransferase 3-like gives MGKMIEGILHMVGGAGDTSYASNSKFPEKVLHMAKPILEEAIGRVYTSLLPERMAVVDLGCSSGPTTLEVVSEVLDVIGKLRRSLGRQEMPEILFFLNDLPGNDFNHVFRSLGDYKRKVEEEKGNLLVPYYVVGVPGSFYGRLFPSQSVHFFNASSCLNWLSQEKAIYRTKPILETAIAEMYRRTPLPERMVVVDLGCSSGPNTFLVVSEVLGIVGDLCRRLEQKPPEIQFFLNDLPGNDFNNVFRSLERYEKKMEEEKGDLLVPHYVVGVPGSFYGRLFPCNTVHFFHSNFSLMWLSQVPQGLESEQGVPVNKGNIYIAENSPPQVVKAYQEQHRRDFSTFLKSRYVELSIGGGMVLTFLGRRNKHPANDELSYLCGLLAEALNTMVSQGIISEDKVDTFNLPIYGASMQEAKSVIEEEGSFDVEKAESFESSWDPFDDSDNVLDGKNVASTLQAVMEPLISHHFGDDTPHALFSLVADNITARHLLKDKCYYTVLVFALRRKA, from the exons atgggcaagATGATAGAAGGAATCCTTCACATGGTCGGAGGAGCTGGGGATACCAGCTACGCATCCAATTCAAAGTTTCCG GAGAAGGTACTTCACATGGCGAAGCCAATACTGGAGGAGGCAATAGGAAGGGTTTACACGTCGCTGCTCCCCGAGAGGATGGCGGTGGTCGACTTAGGTTGTTCCTCGGGCCCTACCACTTTGGAGGTGGTCTCCGAGGTGCTCGACGTGATTGGCAAGCTACGGCGGAGCCTGGGACGCCAGGAGATGCCGGAGATCCTGTTCTTCTTGAATGACCTCCCGGGGAATGACTTCAATCACGTCTTCCGGTCTCTGGGAGATTACAAGAGGAAggtcgaggaggagaaggggaatctGCTGGTGCCATACTACGTCGTGGGAGTTCCAGGCTCCTTCTACGGCAGGCTTTTCCCTAGTCAAAGTGTCCACTTCTTCAACGCTTCCAGCTGTCTCAACTGGCTCTCTCAG GAGAAAGCGATTTATCGAACAAAGCCCATATTGGAGACCGCCATAGCAGAGATGTACAGGAGGACGCCGCTCCCCGAGAGGATGGTCGTCGTCGACCTCGGTTGTTCGTCGGGTCCGAACACCTTTCTTGTGGTCTCTGAGGTGCTTGGCATCGTCGGTGACCTATGTCGAAGGCTGGAGCAGAAGCCACCGGAGATCCAGTTCTTCTTGAACGACCTCCCGGGAAATGACTTCAATAATGTCTTCCGGTCTTTGGAAAGATATgagaagaagatggaggaggagaagggggaccTGCTCGTGCCTCATTACGTTGTGGGCGTTCCCGGTTCCTTCTACGGGAGGCTTTTCCCGTGTAACACTGTGCACTTCTTCCACTCTAACTTCTCTCTCATGTGGCTCTCTCAG GTTCCACAAGGTCTCGAGAGTGAGCAGGGTGTTCCGGTGAACAAGGGCAACATCTATATTGCGGAGAACAGTCCACCCCAAGTCGTGAAAGCATACCAAGAACAACACCGGAGAGACTTCTCCACGTTCCTCAAATCTCGTTACGTAGAACTAAGCATCGGAGGGGGAATGGTATTAACATTCCTAGGAAGAAGAAACAAACACCCAGCCAACGACGAGCTAAGCTATCTTTGTGGATTACTAGCAGAGGCCCTTAACACAATGGTCTCACAG GGAATCATATCAGAAGACAAAGTGGACACCTTCAATTTGCCAATTTATGGAGCTTCGATGCAGGAAGCGAAGTCAGTGATAGAGGAAGAAGGTTCATTTGATGTGGAGAAAGCGGAGAGTTTCGAGTCCAGTTGGGATCCGTTTGATGACTCCGACAATGTACTCGATGGGAAGAATGTGGCAAGCACTTTACAGGCAGTGATGGAGCCCTTGATTTCACATCATTTTGGGGATGACACGCCCCATGCATTATTCTCACTGGTTGCCGATAATATTACTGCAAGGCACCTCCTAAAAGACAAATGCTACTACACCGTGTtagtctttgccttgaggaggaAAGCTTGA